The Verrucomicrobiia bacterium genome has a segment encoding these proteins:
- a CDS encoding tetratricopeptide repeat protein, producing MPKLEPPDAFALSAALGWLELGNAVEALAELEQITAGNQKHSGVLEVRWTALAELKQWEPALATACLLVQAAPENPSSWLHRAYALRRVPQGGLAAAREALLPAAEKFPTEPVIAFNLACYACQMRDLPEARQWLQRATATGDAREIRQMALADADLEALWPEIRSSSDA from the coding sequence ATGCCGAAACTGGAACCGCCCGACGCGTTTGCCCTGTCCGCCGCCCTGGGCTGGCTCGAACTCGGCAACGCTGTGGAGGCGCTGGCGGAACTGGAGCAGATCACCGCGGGCAACCAAAAACACTCGGGCGTGCTCGAAGTGCGGTGGACCGCGCTGGCGGAGTTGAAACAGTGGGAGCCGGCGCTGGCCACGGCCTGCCTTCTGGTCCAAGCGGCGCCCGAGAACCCCTCCAGCTGGCTGCACCGGGCTTACGCCCTGCGACGGGTGCCACAAGGCGGACTCGCCGCCGCCCGGGAGGCGTTGCTGCCCGCCGCTGAAAAATTCCCAACCGAACCCGTCATCGCCTTCAACCTGGCATGTTACGCCTGCCAAATGCGCGATCTCCCGGAAGCGCGCCAGTGGCTGCAACGCGCAACCGCCACCGGCGACGCCCGCGAAATCCGCCAGATGGCCCTGGCCGATGCCGACCTCGAGGCGCTCTGGCCGGAAATCCGCTCCTCCTCCGACGCATGA
- a CDS encoding dienelactone hydrolase family protein, translating to MKLLLAALAVLGAWTLRAEIKTETVEYKDGDTTLEGFLAYDTAQAGKRPGILVVHQWMGLSDYEKKRCEMLAKLGYVAFAADVYGKGIRPKTVAEAGAQAGKYKSDRKLLRQRVNAGLACLRQQRLVDAQRAAAIGYCFGGTAVIELARSGANVRGVVSFHGGLDSPTPSDGKNIKCRVLALHGADDPFESAADLAAFEAEMRTSGVDWELVKYGGAVHSFTDWNADGSMKGAQYNERADRRSWAAMREFFDDLFQ from the coding sequence ATGAAACTACTACTTGCGGCTTTGGCGGTGCTCGGCGCGTGGACGTTGCGGGCAGAGATCAAAACTGAAACCGTCGAATACAAGGATGGCGACACCACGCTGGAAGGTTTTCTCGCCTACGACACCGCGCAAGCGGGAAAGCGTCCGGGCATTCTGGTGGTGCATCAGTGGATGGGGCTCTCGGATTACGAGAAGAAGCGTTGTGAGATGCTGGCCAAACTCGGTTACGTCGCATTCGCCGCGGACGTTTACGGCAAGGGCATCCGGCCCAAGACGGTGGCCGAAGCGGGCGCGCAGGCGGGCAAATACAAATCCGACCGGAAGCTGCTGCGCCAGCGCGTCAACGCAGGGCTGGCCTGCTTGCGGCAGCAACGGCTGGTGGACGCGCAGCGCGCGGCGGCCATCGGGTATTGCTTCGGCGGCACGGCGGTCATCGAACTGGCGCGGAGCGGCGCCAACGTGCGCGGCGTGGTGAGCTTTCATGGCGGCCTGGATTCGCCGACGCCGTCGGACGGCAAGAACATCAAGTGCCGGGTGCTGGCCTTGCACGGGGCGGATGATCCGTTTGAATCCGCGGCGGACCTCGCAGCCTTCGAAGCTGAAATGCGCACGAGCGGCGTGGATTGGGAACTGGTCAAATACGGCGGCGCGGTGCACAGCTTCACCGACTGGAACGCGGACGGAAGCATGAAGGGCGCCCAATACAACGAACGCGCCGACCGGCGTTCGTGGGCGGCCATGCGGGAGTTTTTCGACGACCTTTTCCAATGA
- a CDS encoding glucose-1-phosphate adenylyltransferase, whose protein sequence is MPHSNKPDITDNNVLSVIMGGGQGTRLFPLTKERAKPAVPLAGKYRLVDIPISNCINSGLRRIYLLTQFNTASLHRHISQSYKFDHFSKGFVEVLAAQQTFEDQTWYQGTADAVRKNLVHFLNHDFEYLLILSGDQLYRMDLRRLVREHADCGAEVTVASMVVDRAAASSLGILHVNEERRITRFVEKPKDKALQDSVVLPPEWHGPLGIEGGGEKFLASMGIYVFNRDTIIKLLDNDLADFGKHIIPNAIETNKVYAYVYQGYWEDIGTIHAFFEANLDACADLPKFNYFDMASPVFSRPRYLPGSKINGAQIDHAMVCDGCIINPGHIKHCIIGIRSQIGAGSDMTRVVMMGCDYYESAQSIAEHERAGLPRMGIGTNCRIENTIIDKNARIGNNCVITPAGKPENLDHDLYYIRDGIVIVPKNGIIPHGTVI, encoded by the coding sequence ATGCCGCACAGCAACAAACCGGATATTACCGACAACAACGTGCTCTCCGTGATCATGGGTGGCGGCCAGGGGACGCGGCTGTTTCCTCTGACGAAGGAGCGCGCCAAGCCCGCCGTGCCATTGGCGGGCAAATACCGGTTGGTGGACATTCCGATTTCAAACTGCATCAACTCAGGGCTGCGGCGCATCTACCTGCTCACCCAGTTCAACACCGCCTCGCTGCACCGGCACATTTCGCAGTCCTACAAGTTCGATCATTTTTCCAAGGGCTTCGTGGAGGTGCTCGCGGCGCAGCAAACCTTCGAGGACCAAACCTGGTATCAGGGCACGGCCGACGCGGTGCGCAAGAACCTCGTGCACTTCCTGAACCACGATTTTGAATACCTGCTCATCCTCAGCGGCGACCAGCTTTACCGGATGGATTTGCGGCGTTTGGTGCGTGAACACGCGGACTGTGGCGCGGAGGTGACGGTGGCGTCGATGGTTGTTGACCGGGCGGCGGCCAGCTCCCTGGGAATTCTGCATGTGAATGAGGAACGGCGCATCACGCGCTTTGTCGAGAAGCCCAAGGACAAGGCGCTGCAGGACTCCGTCGTGCTGCCGCCGGAATGGCACGGCCCGCTCGGCATCGAAGGGGGGGGCGAAAAATTCCTCGCCTCCATGGGCATTTACGTGTTCAACCGCGACACCATCATCAAGCTGCTCGACAACGACCTGGCGGACTTTGGGAAGCACATCATCCCGAACGCAATCGAAACCAACAAGGTTTACGCCTACGTCTATCAGGGCTACTGGGAGGACATCGGAACGATTCACGCCTTCTTCGAAGCCAACCTCGACGCCTGCGCCGACCTGCCGAAGTTCAACTACTTCGACATGGCCTCGCCCGTGTTCAGCCGGCCGCGCTACCTGCCAGGCTCGAAGATCAACGGCGCGCAAATCGATCATGCGATGGTGTGCGACGGCTGCATCATCAACCCGGGTCACATCAAGCACTGCATCATCGGCATTCGCAGCCAGATCGGGGCGGGTTCGGACATGACGCGCGTCGTGATGATGGGCTGCGATTACTACGAATCCGCGCAGAGCATTGCGGAGCACGAGCGCGCCGGCCTGCCGCGCATGGGCATCGGCACCAACTGCCGCATCGAAAACACCATCATCGACAAGAACGCGCGGATCGGGAACAACTGCGTCATCACGCCCGCCGGCAAGCCGGAAAACCTCGATCACGACCTTTACTACATCCGCGACGGAATCGTCATTGTGCCCAAGAACGGAATCATCCCGCACGGGACGGTGATTTGA
- a CDS encoding response regulator: MNAPATAPSPRRLAYIVDDEPMLLDLNETVLRSLGFEVKRFRAAELAYEAYRLEHTPPDIIVTDYSMHRMSGADLIEACRKLHPHQKFLLISGTVGVSAVKHATELPDHFMAKPYLMDEFATVVKNLTEPDSTAAGR, encoded by the coding sequence ATGAACGCGCCCGCCACCGCCCCGTCCCCGCGCCGGCTGGCTTACATTGTCGATGACGAGCCGATGCTGCTGGATCTCAACGAGACGGTATTGCGCTCGCTGGGTTTTGAGGTGAAGCGGTTTCGCGCGGCGGAACTGGCGTATGAAGCTTACCGCCTGGAACACACGCCGCCTGACATCATTGTGACGGATTATTCGATGCACCGCATGTCGGGGGCGGACCTGATTGAAGCCTGCCGCAAGCTGCACCCGCACCAAAAATTTCTCCTCATCAGCGGCACGGTCGGAGTTTCGGCGGTCAAACACGCCACCGAATTGCCCGATCACTTCATGGCCAAACCCTACCTGATGGATGAGTTCGCCACGGTGGTGAAGAATCTCACCGAACCGGACTCGACCGCGGCCGGCCGTTGA
- a CDS encoding ribonuclease H-like domain-containing protein: MKNIVYFDLETQKSADEVGGWDKISAMQMSVGVTYSTARGDYQIYGERDVEGLIRDLQRADLVVGFNILRFDYEVLHGYTPLDLRQLPTLDMMVHLADKLQHRLSLDAIATATFGLEKTAEGLQAIQWFKEGRLVEIAEYCCFDVKLTKLVHEHGATHRQLHYHNRFGRKLTVPVDW, from the coding sequence GTGAAGAACATCGTTTATTTCGACCTGGAAACGCAGAAATCCGCCGACGAAGTGGGCGGCTGGGACAAGATCAGCGCCATGCAAATGAGCGTGGGTGTGACCTACAGCACGGCCCGCGGGGATTACCAGATTTACGGCGAACGCGACGTCGAAGGGCTGATTCGGGATTTGCAGCGGGCGGATTTGGTGGTGGGCTTCAACATTTTGCGCTTCGATTACGAGGTGTTGCACGGCTACACGCCGCTGGACCTGCGGCAACTGCCCACGCTGGACATGATGGTGCACCTGGCCGACAAGCTGCAGCACCGGCTGTCGCTGGATGCGATTGCCACGGCGACATTTGGGCTCGAAAAGACGGCCGAAGGGCTGCAGGCCATCCAATGGTTCAAGGAAGGCCGGCTCGTCGAGATCGCCGAATACTGCTGTTTCGACGTGAAGCTCACCAAGCTCGTGCATGAGCATGGCGCCACCCACCGGCAGCTCCATTACCACAATCGCTTCGGCCGCAAACTCACCGTGCCGGTCGATTGGTAA
- the rpmE gene encoding 50S ribosomal protein L31 yields MKDGIHPKYVDAEIRCACGNVIKTRSTKPTIIVGICNACHPFYTGQQKFVDTAGRVDKFQQRAAKTQAAQAALAASKAKKKK; encoded by the coding sequence ATGAAAGACGGTATTCATCCGAAATACGTGGACGCGGAGATTCGTTGCGCGTGCGGCAACGTCATCAAGACCCGCTCCACCAAGCCGACCATCATCGTTGGCATCTGCAACGCCTGCCATCCGTTTTACACCGGCCAGCAGAAGTTTGTGGACACCGCCGGCCGTGTGGACAAGTTCCAGCAGCGCGCCGCCAAGACGCAGGCGGCCCAGGCCGCGCTGGCTGCCAGCAAGGCGAAGAAGAAGAAGTAG